The following proteins are encoded in a genomic region of Spirosoma sp. SC4-14:
- a CDS encoding TIGR02556 family CRISPR-associated protein, with protein sequence MQDKAIAAIGKLALQASGQVEPYKLYVQNMFPGVNYDMIVAIFSLNEQDGKLSCLFEGVDVEKVSETTYPKYLYRGGSPRGGDITFTTKAGDLSKKLNTLLTVQLKNAIALCRVENYQDDLNLLLALQHRLSIDYASVLAALQGAYNQMDKKRQQSSGLTICFESDDVRRYLADFPIFQKQILLSGTSGKSEKYGVTSQGSNQLCSVCLKQKPLLHGFASPFKYATVDKPGMVSGFFNQRNNWKNYPICSDCSLDFEYGQKYIAQKLKKYFYGSSYYAIPKTVLSSDKGGLEKALKLITNLEFQLAEASKEKRVEDRIMQEIGKEANYFTLNLLFFEENPTTKAIKIRLLLEEIVPSRFRILFSTVPDIINKESIYKNSYRIKNEPQNLTFSFGLLKQFYEDDFYGIVNDVFVGRSINRQTLYNRFMAVIRANYNKAQTSDGYVEPVGLTVLKAHFVLNYLAHLKLITTNQFITMLPEEDISEKPEDKYGRAFDETKFRQFVADNTNFLDDDYKVGIFAVGVLVRLLLNIQQRELGNTPFEKKLKGYNLNPETLKTIYLETMAKLAQYRDYGKRYDSLSQIISEYFTLNSHRLPAISNNELSFYFVAGIEMASRFRIEAPQTNTTSSSNN encoded by the coding sequence ATGCAGGACAAGGCAATTGCCGCTATTGGTAAACTGGCTCTACAGGCAAGTGGGCAAGTTGAACCCTATAAACTGTACGTCCAGAATATGTTTCCGGGCGTCAACTACGACATGATTGTGGCTATCTTCTCTCTCAACGAACAGGATGGAAAGCTATCATGTCTTTTTGAGGGCGTAGATGTAGAAAAAGTTAGTGAAACAACGTATCCAAAATACCTGTATCGGGGCGGTTCTCCCCGTGGCGGAGATATTACGTTCACGACAAAAGCAGGTGATTTATCGAAGAAGTTGAACACGTTACTCACGGTTCAGCTTAAGAATGCAATTGCGTTATGTCGGGTTGAAAACTATCAGGATGATTTAAATCTCCTGCTGGCTTTACAGCATCGGTTGAGTATTGATTATGCAAGCGTGCTAGCTGCTTTGCAGGGCGCTTATAATCAAATGGATAAGAAGCGACAACAATCTTCTGGTCTGACTATCTGTTTCGAATCAGACGATGTAAGACGGTACCTGGCTGATTTCCCGATTTTTCAGAAACAGATACTGCTAAGTGGTACGTCGGGTAAATCAGAAAAATATGGGGTTACTTCACAAGGTAGCAATCAACTCTGTTCGGTGTGCCTGAAACAAAAGCCATTGTTACATGGCTTCGCGTCGCCTTTCAAATATGCAACCGTAGATAAACCGGGAATGGTAAGCGGTTTTTTCAATCAACGTAATAACTGGAAAAACTATCCAATCTGTTCTGACTGTTCACTTGACTTTGAATACGGCCAGAAATACATAGCCCAAAAACTCAAAAAGTACTTTTACGGTAGCAGTTATTATGCCATTCCGAAAACAGTGTTGAGTTCGGATAAAGGTGGTTTAGAGAAGGCGCTGAAACTCATTACTAATCTTGAGTTTCAATTGGCGGAAGCTTCAAAAGAGAAGCGGGTTGAAGATCGAATTATGCAGGAAATTGGTAAGGAAGCCAACTATTTTACACTAAATCTTCTGTTTTTTGAGGAAAACCCTACTACTAAAGCTATAAAAATCAGACTGTTGCTGGAAGAGATTGTTCCCTCTCGTTTTCGAATACTATTCTCAACAGTACCCGATATCATCAATAAGGAGTCAATCTACAAGAACTCTTACCGGATTAAGAACGAACCACAGAATCTGACATTTTCATTTGGCCTATTAAAGCAATTCTATGAAGATGATTTTTATGGTATTGTCAATGACGTATTTGTTGGTCGTTCAATTAATAGACAGACACTGTATAACAGATTTATGGCAGTAATCCGGGCAAATTACAATAAAGCCCAAACATCAGATGGGTATGTTGAACCGGTTGGATTAACCGTGTTAAAGGCTCATTTTGTGTTAAACTACCTCGCGCATTTGAAACTTATAACCACAAACCAATTCATAACAATGCTTCCCGAAGAGGATATTAGCGAAAAGCCAGAAGATAAGTATGGCCGAGCATTTGACGAAACCAAGTTTCGGCAGTTCGTGGCTGATAACACCAATTTTCTGGATGATGACTACAAAGTAGGCATCTTCGCTGTGGGTGTACTGGTTCGCTTACTACTGAACATTCAACAGCGAGAGTTAGGCAACACGCCATTTGAGAAAAAGCTCAAAGGTTACAACCTTAATCCTGAAACGCTGAAGACAATTTACCTCGAAACAATGGCTAAACTGGCTCAGTATCGTGATTATGGCAAGCGCTACGATTCTCTAAGTCAAATTATTAGTGAGTATTTTACGCTAAATAGCCACCGACTGCCTGCTATCTCCAATAACGAACTGTCTTTCTATTTTGTGGCTGGTATAGAAATGGCCAGTCGTTTCCGAATTGAAGCCCCTCAAACGAACACAACCTCTAGCTCTAATAACTAA
- the cas7b gene encoding type I-B CRISPR-associated protein Cas7/Csh2: MLTKRTEILFLYEIENANPNGDPLNENRPRYDSEENRVLVSDVRLKRTIRDYWYEYKGYNGTNGKDIFVRETTYQDGDKTYVSDGKRRAKAFQESQQTVLDQCIDVRTFGGVLPLDKDSITLVGPTQFQMGKSINKTDIITEQGTGAFASGDKKGQATFRTEYKVPYALIGFNGIINEKAASYSQMTDDDKSLLLEGIWEGTKNLISRSKFGQTPLLLLTVDYNEPYYIGGLRQRLKLITDKNEMQLRSTDDYTLDVSFLLAELTAHKDKVSSVTVRIDPRLKTSQPLTNGLLTL; encoded by the coding sequence ATGCTCACTAAACGCACCGAAATTCTGTTTCTCTACGAAATTGAAAATGCCAATCCAAACGGCGACCCCCTAAATGAAAATCGGCCTCGATACGATTCCGAAGAGAACCGTGTGTTAGTATCGGACGTGCGGCTAAAACGTACCATTCGCGATTACTGGTATGAATACAAAGGGTATAACGGCACCAACGGGAAAGATATTTTTGTACGAGAAACGACATATCAGGATGGTGATAAAACCTACGTATCGGATGGGAAACGACGGGCAAAAGCCTTTCAGGAAAGTCAGCAGACCGTACTGGATCAATGCATTGATGTTCGAACATTTGGGGGCGTTTTGCCACTTGATAAAGACTCAATTACACTCGTTGGGCCTACTCAGTTTCAGATGGGTAAATCGATTAATAAAACAGATATTATTACTGAGCAGGGGACAGGTGCCTTTGCGTCAGGCGACAAAAAAGGACAAGCTACTTTTCGAACAGAATACAAAGTACCGTACGCCTTAATTGGTTTCAACGGCATCATTAATGAGAAAGCAGCTAGTTATTCACAAATGACCGACGACGATAAGAGCTTGTTGTTAGAAGGTATATGGGAAGGTACTAAGAATCTAATATCGCGCTCCAAATTTGGGCAAACTCCCTTATTACTATTGACTGTTGACTATAACGAGCCGTATTACATTGGAGGACTACGCCAACGTCTGAAACTGATAACGGATAAAAACGAAATGCAATTACGTAGCACTGATGATTACACGCTTGATGTATCGTTTTTACTGGCTGAGTTAACAGCTCACAAAGACAAAGTTAGTAGTGTAACTGTGCGCATTGACCCTCGTTTAAAAACATCACAACCGCTCACCAACGGTCTCCTAACATTATGA
- the cas5b gene encoding type I-B CRISPR-associated protein Cas5b — protein sequence MNDNRLIVFELSGEYGHFRKFNTTTSPLTYPIPTRTALTGILGAILGVERETAAGRFPHDVIPVQELFSGANCNLTVQLLAPVKRVNVGFNLLDTGNSFFEIKKSGRTQIEFELLKNPVFRVFVRLRDDELMDKLAKRLLNRNHHFTPYLGLSQFTAMIHNALETQISIRSASSGYTPIKSAVNLSLLSAEQPIEFNQTAHYYVETMPMELSHERVVTRYGEILVDADGGAVAVRVDEWFETPDFGNILFL from the coding sequence ATGAATGATAACCGCCTGATTGTTTTTGAGTTGTCGGGCGAATATGGTCATTTTCGCAAATTCAACACCACAACTTCACCTCTAACGTACCCAATTCCGACTCGTACAGCCTTAACTGGAATACTTGGAGCTATTTTAGGCGTCGAGCGCGAAACGGCGGCTGGCCGTTTTCCCCATGACGTGATACCGGTTCAGGAATTATTTAGCGGTGCTAACTGCAATCTTACGGTACAACTATTAGCGCCCGTTAAAAGAGTAAATGTGGGTTTTAATCTGTTGGATACCGGTAATTCGTTTTTTGAAATTAAGAAAAGCGGACGTACTCAAATTGAGTTTGAGTTGCTAAAAAATCCGGTGTTTCGAGTTTTTGTGCGGCTTCGGGACGATGAATTAATGGATAAACTGGCTAAGCGATTATTAAATCGTAATCATCACTTTACACCCTACTTAGGACTAAGCCAGTTCACGGCAATGATTCATAATGCGCTTGAAACACAGATTTCTATACGTAGTGCGAGCTCAGGTTATACCCCCATAAAATCGGCCGTAAATTTGTCTTTACTGAGCGCTGAACAACCGATTGAGTTTAATCAAACAGCGCATTACTACGTCGAAACGATGCCTATGGAGCTAAGTCATGAACGTGTAGTAACTCGGTATGGAGAGATTTTGGTTGATGCTGACGGCGGGGCCGTTGCTGTGCGAGTGGATGAATGGTTTGAAACGCCTGATTTTGGCAATATTTTATTCCTCTAA
- the cas3 gene encoding CRISPR-associated helicase Cas3' — translation MLYSHPDVPLIDHLRQVADSCRYFLRSRVTDFGLPDGLLSDLGYLAGVTHDIAKGTRYFQHYLLTVNHEVIGPKEHALLSSLLAKQVVEQYLMRFELTETDRQLLPYLVFTAVKRHHGNLNDFTVELSLEAKADVLSEQIEVFDDEILIQSILDELLGVIDFQFNWQQFKGYIQRREYVNEYGDFELDFFDLGNYADLSGEIKTRYYYWHQLFYGSLLLSDKSDVILKGVRQTESGGPSLSSLDTYRQKKGFDSPQTTLDALKNQAYLETLSELDRVFSLDQHLYSITLPTGLGKTLTSLAVGLAVQQKLGALTGRLIITIPFTSIIDQNFSVFQDVFEKPSSDVLLKHHHLAEPAYKVGDDVLDQDKSQFLIETWQSGIVVTTFVQLLESLFSNDKTKLLKLPNLANSVIILDEIQQINYELWPLIRQAFVTLGERYNCYFILMSATQPLIFIPGKEITELVPHYRTYFRNEHFNRTKLINRAQQEISFADFVQDVITYCQDQADKNVLVILNTKQFTLDCFKITADALDEETTDVYYLTTLITPYERKRIIDRIKNYRGAKQQVIISTQLIEAGVDVSVHTVFRALAPLDSIIQAAGRANRYNEKEGISEVYLYAIAEMKRASGMVYGGDLLVKTANVLKSITEVDEHSYLELIEAYFEEVKKQADVLVSPELTALQALEFKKVGEFQFVEEQNTESVYIQLNEEAEQLWNQYIAISEKQELKPYERKREFALIKSRFYEYVVNVPVPRNDKSIVFDGEKNHFFYVSYLQNPSTCYSYAPDDFRNNTGYIPILQPLTVTI, via the coding sequence ATGCTTTATTCACATCCTGATGTTCCACTGATCGATCATTTACGTCAAGTCGCTGACTCATGTCGTTATTTTTTACGGAGTCGGGTAACAGATTTCGGTTTACCTGATGGGCTACTCTCGGATTTAGGATACCTAGCGGGCGTAACACATGATATTGCTAAAGGCACCCGTTATTTTCAGCATTATTTATTGACTGTTAATCATGAGGTTATAGGCCCCAAAGAGCATGCTCTTCTATCATCGTTACTGGCGAAACAGGTGGTTGAACAGTACCTGATGCGATTTGAACTGACGGAAACGGATCGTCAATTATTACCCTATTTGGTTTTTACTGCTGTGAAACGACATCATGGTAACCTAAATGATTTTACAGTAGAGCTTTCTCTTGAGGCCAAAGCCGATGTTTTATCCGAACAGATAGAGGTGTTTGATGACGAAATACTTATACAGTCAATTCTTGATGAACTGTTGGGAGTCATCGATTTTCAGTTCAACTGGCAACAGTTCAAAGGCTACATTCAGCGTCGCGAATATGTTAATGAATATGGTGATTTTGAGCTGGATTTTTTTGATCTGGGTAACTATGCTGATCTATCGGGAGAGATTAAGACCAGATACTATTACTGGCATCAGCTATTTTATGGGTCATTATTACTCTCCGATAAATCAGACGTTATTCTAAAAGGTGTTCGACAAACGGAATCTGGTGGACCTTCGCTTTCATCGTTAGATACATACCGCCAAAAAAAGGGTTTTGATAGTCCCCAGACAACGCTGGATGCGCTTAAAAACCAGGCTTATCTGGAAACGCTGTCAGAGCTTGACCGAGTGTTTTCGCTTGACCAGCACTTGTATTCTATCACCTTACCTACAGGACTTGGTAAAACTCTTACATCGCTGGCTGTTGGACTCGCTGTTCAGCAAAAATTGGGTGCGTTAACAGGTAGGCTTATTATTACGATCCCCTTTACATCTATTATTGATCAAAATTTCAGCGTCTTTCAGGATGTTTTTGAAAAGCCTTCTTCTGATGTCTTGCTCAAACATCATCATTTGGCTGAGCCTGCCTACAAAGTTGGCGATGATGTTCTGGACCAGGATAAAAGTCAGTTTCTGATCGAGACATGGCAATCAGGCATTGTCGTAACTACGTTTGTACAATTGCTGGAATCGCTATTTTCTAACGATAAAACCAAATTACTTAAGCTGCCCAATCTAGCTAATTCAGTAATAATTCTGGATGAAATTCAGCAGATAAACTATGAATTATGGCCACTGATTCGGCAAGCATTCGTAACGCTGGGTGAACGATATAACTGCTACTTTATTCTGATGTCTGCCACGCAGCCATTAATTTTTATTCCCGGAAAAGAAATTACTGAGCTAGTCCCGCATTATCGAACGTATTTCAGAAATGAACATTTCAACCGGACTAAACTGATTAATCGCGCTCAGCAGGAAATAAGCTTTGCTGATTTTGTGCAGGACGTAATTACGTATTGCCAAGATCAGGCCGACAAAAATGTACTGGTTATTCTGAACACAAAGCAATTCACTTTAGACTGCTTTAAAATTACCGCCGACGCTCTGGATGAGGAGACAACGGACGTGTATTACCTAACTACGCTTATTACTCCTTACGAACGTAAGCGAATCATTGATCGAATTAAAAACTACAGAGGAGCAAAGCAGCAGGTCATTATTTCCACTCAGCTAATAGAAGCTGGTGTTGATGTCTCTGTTCATACCGTTTTTCGGGCGTTGGCTCCATTAGATTCCATTATTCAGGCGGCTGGGCGAGCGAATCGTTACAACGAAAAGGAGGGAATTAGTGAAGTGTATCTATACGCAATTGCAGAGATGAAACGGGCTAGTGGTATGGTCTATGGAGGTGACCTTTTAGTAAAAACCGCAAACGTATTGAAGTCCATAACTGAGGTTGATGAACACAGCTATCTTGAGTTAATAGAGGCTTATTTTGAAGAAGTGAAAAAGCAGGCTGATGTATTGGTTTCGCCTGAACTGACAGCCTTACAGGCACTTGAGTTTAAAAAAGTAGGGGAGTTTCAGTTTGTCGAAGAGCAAAATACGGAGTCTGTTTACATTCAGTTAAATGAAGAAGCAGAACAACTATGGAATCAATACATAGCAATCAGTGAAAAACAGGAATTGAAACCTTACGAACGTAAGCGTGAATTTGCCCTTATAAAATCCCGATTTTACGAATATGTAGTTAACGTACCTGTTCCGCGTAATGACAAAAGTATTGTGTTTGACGGTGAAAAGAATCATTTCTTTTACGTGTCATACTTGCAGAATCCATCTACCTGTTACTCTTACGCTCCTGATGATTTTCGGAATAATACAGGCTATATTCCCATTTTACAGCCCCTAACTGTAACTATATGA
- a CDS encoding CRISPR-associated endonuclease Cas6, with the protein MTTTQPTTLPLTTITFPEIALRTRDAHKLRGYFGEFFKEHSPLLHNHYDDGRLRYAYPLVQYKVLDRIPTLVGLGEGATLLAQLFLRVRQLDIDCGDGQGYTFPVLAKHIRHEQAPVGPVGDLLTYRFQTLWMALNQTNYREHMDLDDDGRQQQLQRILRNNILAFLKSADAFRPDMERILVKLNIRSVTHTQFKNQSMLAFMGSFVTNVQLPDGIGLGKSVSRGFGTIQRVNE; encoded by the coding sequence ATGACCACCACCCAGCCTACAACCCTCCCGTTAACGACCATTACGTTTCCTGAAATTGCGCTCCGTACCCGCGATGCGCACAAGCTCCGGGGGTATTTTGGTGAGTTCTTCAAAGAACATTCGCCGTTGCTGCATAACCATTACGACGATGGCAGGCTACGGTATGCCTATCCGCTGGTGCAGTACAAAGTCCTCGACCGGATTCCGACGCTGGTGGGGCTGGGCGAAGGCGCTACGTTGCTGGCGCAACTGTTTCTGCGGGTCCGCCAACTCGATATCGACTGTGGCGACGGACAGGGCTACACGTTTCCGGTACTGGCCAAGCATATTCGGCATGAGCAGGCTCCCGTTGGTCCCGTTGGCGATCTGCTGACGTATCGGTTTCAGACGCTCTGGATGGCGCTCAACCAGACCAACTACCGCGAACACATGGATCTGGACGACGATGGGCGGCAGCAGCAACTTCAGCGGATTTTGCGGAACAACATCCTGGCGTTTCTGAAATCGGCCGATGCGTTCCGGCCCGATATGGAGCGTATACTGGTGAAGCTCAACATCCGTTCGGTTACGCATACGCAGTTCAAAAACCAGTCGATGCTGGCCTTTATGGGGTCGTTCGTCACGAATGTACAACTGCCCGACGGTATCGGATTAGGTAAGTCTGTTTCGAGAGGGTTTGGGACTATTCAACGAGTGAATGAGTGA
- the cas1 gene encoding CRISPR-associated endonuclease Cas1 has translation MHLHINSYGTYVHVKEELFDIRFKNSEGVVEHKQYAAAKVTGIVLATGCALSTDAVRLAMRNNVDILFVEQSGDPIGRVWHSKLGSTTRIRKEQLVASLGPSGVMWVKKWLLTKIDNQLAFVKGLKKHRPQHAHFLDDKVTRMEALGMSIGTLDAGCVADIADTLRGLEGTAGRLYFETLSYVLPAEYRFSGRSSRPAGDAFNAMLNYAYGMLYGQVEKCLIVAGIDPYVGFMHRDDYNQLSMVYDFIEPYRIFADETVFRLFTAKKINKAHVEEFVNRQGGIGVSLNKEGKLLLVTAFNTFMDADPVRYNGRNLTRNHCIQLDAHQFAQKLKSERAKE, from the coding sequence ATGCATCTCCATATCAACTCCTACGGCACCTACGTCCACGTCAAGGAAGAGTTATTCGACATTCGATTTAAGAACAGTGAGGGCGTTGTTGAACACAAACAATACGCGGCCGCGAAAGTAACGGGCATTGTGCTGGCAACGGGTTGCGCACTGAGTACCGACGCGGTGCGGCTGGCTATGCGGAACAATGTCGATATTCTGTTTGTGGAGCAGTCGGGCGATCCGATTGGGCGGGTGTGGCATTCGAAACTTGGCAGTACGACCCGTATCCGCAAAGAGCAGCTAGTGGCCAGTCTGGGGCCATCGGGCGTGATGTGGGTGAAGAAGTGGTTGCTGACCAAGATCGACAATCAACTGGCGTTCGTGAAAGGATTGAAAAAGCACCGTCCGCAACATGCTCATTTTCTGGATGATAAAGTGACCCGGATGGAAGCCCTGGGCATGTCGATTGGAACGCTGGATGCCGGGTGTGTGGCCGACATTGCCGATACGTTGCGGGGGCTGGAAGGCACAGCCGGGCGGTTGTATTTCGAGACCCTGAGCTACGTGTTGCCCGCTGAGTATCGGTTTTCGGGGCGAAGTTCTCGTCCGGCCGGTGATGCGTTCAACGCCATGCTGAACTATGCGTATGGGATGCTGTATGGGCAGGTAGAGAAGTGTCTGATTGTGGCGGGGATTGACCCGTATGTGGGTTTTATGCACCGCGACGATTACAACCAGTTGAGTATGGTGTATGACTTTATTGAGCCGTACCGAATTTTTGCCGATGAGACGGTCTTTCGATTGTTCACGGCCAAGAAGATCAACAAGGCGCATGTCGAGGAGTTTGTCAATCGGCAGGGTGGGATAGGGGTATCGCTCAATAAGGAAGGGAAATTGCTGCTGGTTACGGCTTTCAATACGTTTATGGATGCTGATCCGGTTCGATACAATGGCCGAAACCTGACGCGTAATCATTGCATCCAGCTTGATGCTCACCAGTTTGCACAGAAATTAAAGAGTGAAAGAGCGAAAGAGTGA
- the cas2 gene encoding CRISPR-associated endonuclease Cas2 — protein sequence MLVWVLYDIEKDRSRTKAAKVCKQAGLYRVQFSCFLGTLTSNEKDTLRLKLEDLIDVDRDKVYIFPMSKDELRQTDLLGQAFDKNLVSDEVRALFF from the coding sequence ATGCTCGTCTGGGTTTTATACGATATTGAGAAGGATCGTAGTCGCACAAAGGCGGCTAAAGTTTGCAAGCAGGCTGGATTGTATCGGGTACAATTCTCTTGTTTTCTGGGCACATTGACATCAAACGAAAAAGATACGCTTCGGCTTAAGCTGGAAGATCTGATCGATGTTGACCGCGATAAAGTGTACATCTTTCCTATGAGTAAAGATGAGCTTCGACAAACGGATCTGCTTGGGCAGGCATTCGACAAAAATCTGGTTTCGGATGAGGTTCGCGCTTTATTTTTCTGA
- the cas4 gene encoding CRISPR-associated protein Cas4 encodes MTLTPSHIIEYLFCPRFTYFEYVLAVPQFEEHNYKVMKGRHLHDERLEQNKNYLRRRLGVVNKYLDQYLTNDLIRGRVDEVLELADGTMAPLDYKFAEFKNRIYDTYRTQLYCYAWLIEENFGRSVTRGFLVYTRSQNRVEEIPITAENKADVQKAATAILEIIDRNFFPKATKAKARCVSCTYRNLCIK; translated from the coding sequence ATGACTCTCACGCCTTCGCATATCATTGAGTATTTGTTCTGCCCACGCTTCACATATTTCGAATATGTGCTGGCGGTGCCGCAATTTGAGGAGCACAATTATAAAGTGATGAAGGGTCGACACCTGCACGACGAGCGACTGGAGCAGAACAAAAACTACCTTCGCCGACGGCTTGGCGTGGTGAATAAGTATTTGGACCAGTATTTAACGAATGATTTGATTCGCGGTCGGGTCGATGAAGTGCTTGAATTGGCCGACGGAACGATGGCACCGCTCGATTACAAGTTTGCGGAGTTTAAAAACCGGATTTACGATACCTACCGGACGCAATTATACTGTTATGCCTGGCTGATCGAAGAAAACTTCGGGCGATCGGTGACACGTGGTTTTCTGGTCTATACACGTAGTCAGAATCGGGTGGAAGAGATTCCGATTACCGCCGAGAATAAAGCAGATGTGCAGAAAGCGGCAACGGCGATACTGGAAATAATTGACCGGAATTTCTTTCCGAAAGCGACTAAAGCTAAGGCGCGTTGCGTATCTTGCACCTACCGAAATTTGTGTATTAAGTAA